The following proteins come from a genomic window of Micromonospora zamorensis:
- a CDS encoding MFS transporter, with product MELHNNTGHPRRWAILGVLVISLLVVVLDNTILNVALRTLADPVHGLGATQGELEWSINSYTLVFAGLLFTFGVLGDRAGRKRFLMIGLVLFGLASLLSAYAQSPGQLIAARALMGVGGAAIMPVTLSIISNVFDPRERGRAIGVWAGAVGLAVAIGPILGGALLEHFWWGSVFLINVPVVVAGVILVALLVPESRDPRPGRVDVLGVLLSVVGLVALSYGIIDGGEHGFGRPVVWGSILVGIAVLAWFVQHERRSDHPSLDVRLFKVPRFAAPVAIVGLVFFAAMGSLFFGSFYLQLVRGYSPLQTGLLFLPFAAAQLVFAPRSAAMVRRYGGRAVATVGLALTVVSLAAFVFIGASTPIWVVLLAFLIQGAGMANIMPPATESIMSALPREKAGVGSAVSNTVRQVAGALGVAILGSVLSAVYRSDIGDALTGLPTQARDTANESISGAYAAAGQLGPDAPALISAANDAFVTAMHWAAGLSAVIAALGVIVVLRWMPGREDTNVAPVAPVAEPELAGTA from the coding sequence ATGGAGCTGCACAACAACACGGGCCACCCGAGGAGGTGGGCGATCCTCGGGGTGCTGGTGATCAGCCTCCTCGTGGTCGTCCTCGACAACACGATCCTCAACGTCGCCCTGCGCACGCTGGCCGACCCGGTGCACGGCCTCGGCGCCACCCAGGGCGAGCTGGAGTGGTCCATCAACTCCTACACGCTGGTCTTCGCCGGGCTGCTGTTCACCTTCGGGGTGCTCGGCGACCGCGCCGGCCGTAAGCGCTTCCTGATGATCGGTCTGGTGCTGTTCGGCCTGGCGTCGCTGCTCTCCGCGTACGCCCAGAGCCCCGGCCAGCTCATCGCGGCCCGCGCCCTGATGGGCGTCGGCGGCGCGGCCATCATGCCGGTGACGCTGTCGATCATCTCCAACGTCTTCGACCCGCGTGAGCGTGGTCGGGCCATCGGTGTCTGGGCCGGAGCGGTCGGTCTCGCCGTGGCCATCGGCCCGATCCTCGGCGGCGCGCTGCTGGAGCACTTCTGGTGGGGTTCGGTCTTCCTGATCAACGTGCCGGTGGTCGTCGCCGGCGTGATCCTGGTGGCGCTGCTGGTCCCCGAGTCGCGTGACCCGCGGCCGGGCCGGGTCGACGTGCTCGGTGTGCTGCTCTCCGTGGTGGGCCTGGTCGCCCTCTCCTACGGCATCATCGACGGCGGCGAGCACGGCTTCGGCCGCCCGGTGGTCTGGGGCTCGATCCTGGTCGGCATCGCGGTGCTGGCCTGGTTCGTGCAGCACGAGCGGCGCAGTGACCACCCGTCGCTGGACGTCCGGCTGTTCAAGGTGCCCCGCTTCGCCGCGCCGGTCGCCATCGTCGGTCTGGTGTTCTTCGCCGCGATGGGCTCGCTGTTCTTCGGCTCGTTCTACCTGCAACTGGTGCGGGGCTACAGCCCGCTGCAGACCGGTCTGCTCTTCCTGCCCTTCGCCGCCGCCCAGCTGGTCTTCGCACCGCGCAGCGCCGCGATGGTCCGCCGCTACGGCGGCCGGGCCGTCGCCACCGTCGGGTTGGCGCTGACAGTGGTGTCACTCGCCGCGTTCGTGTTCATCGGCGCCTCCACCCCGATCTGGGTCGTGCTGCTCGCCTTCCTCATCCAGGGCGCCGGGATGGCCAACATCATGCCGCCCGCCACCGAGTCGATCATGTCGGCGCTGCCCCGGGAGAAGGCCGGCGTGGGCTCCGCGGTCAGCAACACCGTCCGCCAGGTCGCCGGTGCGCTCGGCGTGGCGATCCTCGGCTCGGTGCTCTCCGCCGTCTACCGCAGCGACATCGGTGACGCACTGACCGGCCTGCCCACGCAGGCCCGCGACACGGCCAACGAGTCGATCTCCGGGGCGTACGCGGCGGCGGGCCAGCTCGGCCCGGACGCGCCGGCGCTGATCTCGGCGGCCAACGACGCCTTCGTCACCGCCATGCACTGGGCGGCCGGGCTCTCCGCGGTGATCGCCGCACTGGGGGTCATCGTGGTGCTGCGCTGGATGCCGGGTCGGGAGGACACCAACGTCGCCCCTGTGGCGCCGGTCGCCGAGCCCGAGTTGGCCGGCACGGCGTAG
- a CDS encoding TetR/AcrR family transcriptional regulator: protein MPDMMSTADAPRSPGRPRSVRADEAIIEATLDLLAEGSTIEALSIEAIAARAGVGKATIYRRWAGKDALLLDALRRLKGVMAQPAGHSVRDDLVLLVGAIGKNVDPRAAKIMPCLVPAVNRSADQFQLYQNIIGPRRQLMREVLRRGIAEGVLRADIDVEVTMALLTGPMLIQRVLQWNPDLDEQTLPERVVDAVLEGIQVR from the coding sequence ATGCCGGACATGATGTCCACTGCCGATGCTCCGCGGTCGCCCGGGCGACCGCGGAGCGTCCGCGCCGACGAGGCGATCATCGAAGCCACCCTCGACCTGCTCGCCGAGGGCAGCACCATCGAGGCGCTGTCGATCGAGGCGATCGCCGCGCGGGCCGGGGTCGGCAAGGCCACCATCTACCGCCGCTGGGCCGGCAAGGACGCCCTCCTGCTGGACGCGCTGCGGCGACTCAAGGGCGTCATGGCGCAACCGGCTGGGCACTCCGTCCGCGACGACCTGGTGCTGCTGGTCGGCGCCATCGGCAAGAACGTCGACCCGCGCGCGGCGAAGATCATGCCCTGTCTGGTGCCCGCGGTGAACCGCAGCGCGGACCAGTTCCAGCTCTACCAGAACATCATCGGGCCCCGGCGGCAGCTCATGCGCGAGGTCCTGCGGCGCGGCATCGCCGAGGGGGTGCTCCGGGCCGACATCGACGTCGAGGTGACGATGGCGCTGCTCACCGGGCCGATGCTGATCCAACGGGTGCTCCAGTGGAACCCGGACCTGGACGAGCAGACCCTCCCCGAGCGGGTCGTCGACGCCGTGCTGGAGGGCATTCAGGTCCGCTGA
- a CDS encoding helix-turn-helix domain-containing protein, translating into MSTMSSPVEFLELLAREAAAVEFEGPLVAARAAGLPPDKLAELEQAKSVALRVRALLERRRRRETELSGLYDTVSDLAGLRDLDDVLRAIVHRARNLLGADVAYMTLNDDERGDTYMRVTDGSVSARFQRLRLPMGAGLGGLVAQSGAPYVTANYGEDARFHHTGEIDAGVGEEGLVAILGVPLRLGSTSIGVLYAANRSARPFVREEVALLVSLAAHAAVAIDTARLLTETRSALGELSAANTTIRAHSSSVERAAAAHDRMTALVLRGGGVEDVAAAVTEVLGGALLALDAEGRLLARVGEIDEPDRADIVEAVAASRTEGRSVRRSPLWYAAVVAGAENLGALVLRPDDELVDADQRILERAALVTALLLLFRRTVAEAEGRVRGELLDDLIARPLRDTDALRSRARRLGVDLDAPHVLVAVGDDAIAATGSARQRVLSWATTYASARSGLAAARDGRVVLMLPGLDAGGSARAVARDLSRVTGRPVTAGASGPSNGPAALAATFHEADRCLTALGALGRDGQGASTAELGFVGLLLGTVGDRGEKDVTQFLATTVGPVVDYDARRGTALVKTLEAYFGVGGSLARAAEQLHVHVNTVTQRLERVGQLLGADWQRPERALEVQLALRLHRLRAPAG; encoded by the coding sequence ATGTCGACCATGTCTTCGCCGGTGGAGTTCCTGGAACTGCTCGCGCGGGAGGCCGCCGCTGTCGAGTTCGAGGGACCGTTGGTGGCCGCGCGTGCTGCCGGGCTGCCGCCCGACAAGCTGGCCGAGCTGGAGCAGGCCAAGTCGGTGGCGTTGCGGGTCCGCGCGCTGCTGGAGCGCCGGCGCCGGCGCGAGACCGAGCTGTCCGGCCTGTACGACACGGTCAGTGACCTGGCCGGGCTACGCGACCTGGACGACGTGTTGCGGGCGATCGTGCACCGGGCCCGCAACCTGCTCGGCGCGGACGTGGCCTACATGACGCTCAACGACGACGAGCGCGGCGACACCTACATGCGGGTGACCGACGGGTCGGTTTCGGCCCGTTTCCAGCGGCTGCGCCTGCCGATGGGTGCCGGCCTCGGTGGGCTGGTGGCCCAGTCCGGGGCCCCGTACGTCACCGCGAACTACGGCGAGGACGCGCGCTTCCACCACACCGGTGAGATCGACGCCGGGGTCGGGGAGGAGGGGCTGGTGGCGATCCTCGGGGTGCCGCTGCGGCTCGGCTCCACCTCGATCGGCGTGCTCTACGCGGCCAACCGTTCGGCCCGGCCGTTCGTCCGGGAGGAGGTGGCGCTGCTGGTCTCGCTCGCCGCGCACGCCGCGGTGGCGATCGACACCGCCCGGCTGCTGACCGAGACGCGCTCGGCGCTGGGCGAGCTGTCGGCGGCGAACACCACCATCCGGGCCCACAGCAGCTCGGTGGAGCGGGCCGCGGCGGCGCACGACCGGATGACGGCGCTGGTGCTGCGCGGCGGCGGTGTGGAGGACGTGGCGGCGGCGGTGACCGAGGTGCTGGGCGGTGCGCTGCTGGCGCTGGACGCCGAGGGCCGCCTGCTGGCCCGGGTGGGTGAGATCGACGAGCCGGACCGGGCGGACATCGTGGAGGCGGTTGCGGCCTCGCGCACCGAGGGGCGCAGCGTGCGCCGCAGCCCACTCTGGTACGCGGCGGTGGTGGCCGGTGCGGAGAACCTGGGTGCCCTGGTGCTGCGTCCGGACGACGAGTTGGTCGACGCCGACCAGCGGATCCTGGAGCGGGCCGCGCTGGTGACCGCGCTGCTGCTGTTGTTCCGCCGTACGGTCGCCGAGGCGGAGGGGCGGGTCCGGGGTGAGCTGCTGGACGACCTGATCGCCCGCCCGTTGCGGGACACCGACGCGTTGCGCAGTCGGGCCCGCCGCCTCGGGGTCGACCTGGACGCGCCGCACGTGCTGGTGGCGGTGGGCGACGACGCGATCGCCGCGACCGGCTCGGCGAGGCAGCGGGTGCTCTCCTGGGCCACCACGTACGCCTCGGCGCGCAGCGGGCTGGCCGCGGCGCGGGACGGCCGGGTGGTGCTGATGCTGCCGGGGCTGGACGCCGGTGGCAGCGCTCGCGCGGTCGCGCGGGACCTGTCCCGGGTGACCGGCCGCCCGGTGACCGCCGGGGCGAGTGGTCCGTCGAACGGGCCGGCGGCGCTGGCCGCCACGTTCCACGAGGCGGATCGGTGCCTGACGGCGTTGGGCGCTCTGGGTCGCGACGGGCAGGGTGCGAGCACCGCGGAGCTGGGCTTCGTCGGGTTGCTGCTGGGCACGGTCGGCGATCGGGGTGAGAAGGACGTGACCCAGTTCCTCGCCACGACCGTCGGGCCGGTGGTCGACTACGACGCCCGGCGGGGCACGGCTCTGGTGAAGACGCTGGAGGCGTACTTCGGGGTGGGTGGCAGCCTGGCCCGGGCCGCCGAGCAGTTGCACGTGCACGTCAACACGGTCACCCAGCGGTTGGAGCGGGTCGGGCAACTGCTCGGCGCCGACTGGCAGCGGCCGGAGCGGGCGTTGGAGGTGCAGCTCGCGCTGCGCCTGCACCGGCTGCGCGCACCGGCCGGCTGA
- a CDS encoding 3-hydroxybutyrate dehydrogenase yields the protein MTAEPVAVPHVVQVDLAGRTALVTGGGSGIGRACALRLGAAGAKVLVVDRNLEAAKAVAAEAGGRAEGVDLSDAAAVDRLDVDVDIVVNNAGLQHVAPVQDFPVERFEYIQRVMVEAPFLLIRRALPHMYARGWGRIVNISSVHGLRASPYKAAYVSAKHALEGLSKVVALEGAAHGVTANCINPAYVRTALVESQIADQAASHGIDETEVIEKIMLARAAIKRLIEPEEVAELLAYLCSPPAAFITGASIALDGGWTAN from the coding sequence ATGACGGCAGAACCCGTGGCGGTCCCCCACGTCGTACAGGTCGACCTCGCCGGTCGGACCGCCCTGGTCACCGGGGGCGGCAGCGGCATCGGGCGGGCGTGCGCCCTGCGGCTGGGCGCGGCCGGTGCCAAGGTGCTCGTGGTGGACCGCAACCTGGAGGCGGCCAAGGCGGTCGCGGCCGAGGCTGGCGGCCGGGCCGAGGGCGTGGACCTGTCCGACGCCGCGGCGGTGGACCGCCTCGACGTGGACGTGGACATCGTGGTCAACAACGCCGGGCTCCAGCACGTCGCGCCGGTGCAGGACTTTCCCGTCGAGCGCTTCGAGTACATCCAGCGGGTGATGGTGGAGGCGCCGTTCCTGCTGATCCGCCGGGCGCTGCCGCACATGTACGCCCGGGGCTGGGGTCGCATCGTCAACATCTCCTCGGTGCACGGGCTGCGCGCGTCGCCGTACAAGGCGGCCTACGTCTCGGCCAAGCACGCTCTGGAGGGGCTGTCGAAGGTGGTCGCGTTGGAGGGCGCCGCGCACGGGGTGACCGCCAACTGCATCAACCCGGCGTACGTCCGCACGGCGTTGGTGGAAAGCCAGATCGCCGACCAGGCGGCGAGCCACGGCATCGACGAGACCGAGGTGATCGAAAAGATCATGCTGGCCCGGGCCGCGATCAAGCGACTGATCGAACCGGAGGAGGTGGCCGAGCTGCTGGCGTACCTCTGCTCGCCGCCGGCGGCCTTCATCACCGGCGCGTCGATCGCCCTCGACGGGGGCTGGACGGCCAACTAG
- the ruvC gene encoding crossover junction endodeoxyribonuclease RuvC, translating to MRVLGVDPGLTRCGVGVVEGVPGRPCTLIAYYVVYTDPADDLSLRLLHLDQSLTKLVAEHQPESVAVERVFSQHNVRTVMGTAQASGIAVLAGARAGLPVQTYTPSEVKAAVTGSGQADKAQMTAMVTRLLRLAEPPKPADAADALALAICHVWRGGTRSKLAAAADRVRRGGAR from the coding sequence GTGCGGGTGCTGGGTGTCGACCCGGGGTTGACCCGGTGTGGGGTGGGCGTGGTCGAGGGTGTGCCGGGCCGGCCCTGCACTCTCATCGCCTACTACGTGGTCTACACCGACCCGGCCGACGACCTGTCGCTGCGCCTGCTGCACCTGGATCAGTCGCTGACCAAGCTGGTCGCCGAGCACCAGCCGGAGAGTGTCGCCGTCGAGCGGGTGTTCAGCCAGCACAACGTGCGCACGGTGATGGGCACCGCGCAGGCCAGCGGCATCGCCGTGCTGGCAGGGGCGCGTGCCGGGCTGCCGGTGCAGACGTACACGCCGAGCGAGGTGAAGGCGGCCGTGACCGGGTCCGGTCAGGCCGACAAGGCGCAGATGACCGCCATGGTGACCCGGCTGTTGCGGCTGGCCGAGCCACCGAAGCCGGCCGACGCCGCCGACGCGCTGGCCCTGGCCATCTGCCACGTGTGGCGCGGCGGCACCCGCTCCAAGCTGGCCGCGGCGGCCGACCGGGTACGACGAGGAGGAGCACGATGA
- the ruvA gene encoding Holliday junction branch migration protein RuvA — protein sequence MIASVRGTVTATGPDQAVIEVGGVGLAVHCAPGTLAELRVGQVARLATSLIVREDSLTLYGFADDDAKSLFELLQTASGVGPRLAQAVLAVHTPDAVRKAIANADTAALTRVPGIGKKGAERLVLELRDRIGPVSIGADGVGGVTVGAWPDQVRQALVGLGWSAGQADQAVAAVAETIDGPTPPVPVLLKQAIRLLGRTR from the coding sequence ATGATCGCCAGCGTGCGCGGCACGGTGACCGCGACGGGTCCGGACCAGGCCGTGATCGAGGTCGGCGGTGTCGGTCTCGCCGTGCACTGCGCTCCCGGCACGCTCGCCGAGCTGCGGGTCGGTCAGGTCGCCCGCCTCGCGACCAGCCTGATCGTGCGGGAAGACTCGCTGACCCTCTACGGCTTCGCCGACGACGACGCCAAGTCGCTGTTCGAGCTGCTCCAGACCGCCAGCGGGGTGGGCCCGCGACTGGCCCAGGCGGTGCTGGCCGTGCACACCCCGGACGCGGTGCGCAAGGCGATCGCCAACGCCGACACGGCGGCGCTGACCCGGGTGCCCGGGATCGGCAAGAAGGGCGCCGAGCGCCTGGTGCTGGAGCTGCGCGACCGGATCGGCCCGGTGTCGATCGGCGCCGACGGCGTGGGCGGGGTGACCGTTGGCGCCTGGCCAGACCAGGTCCGGCAGGCGCTCGTCGGCCTGGGCTGGTCCGCCGGTCAGGCCGATCAGGCGGTGGCCGCCGTGGCGGAGACCATCGACGGCCCGACGCCGCCGGTGCCGGTCCTGCTCAAGCAGGCCATCCGTCTGCTGGGCCGCACCCGATGA
- the ruvB gene encoding Holliday junction branch migration DNA helicase RuvB: MSEIDGLVSAYVSDAERDAEATVRPKRLAEFIAQDRVRDQLDLLLQGAMRRGSPPDHILLSGPPGLGKTSLANIVAAELGAGIRVTSGPAIERSGDLAAILTSLAEGDVLFIDEIHRIARPAEELLYSAMEDFRVDVVVGKGPGATAIPLDVEPFTLVGATTRSGLLTGPMRDRFGFVAHLDFYAPADLETLLHRSARILGVPITPEGATEIAGRSRGTPRIANRLLRRVRDYAEVRAHGVVDLDTARAALIVYDVDALGLDRLDRAVLTALVDSFRGGPVGLSTLAVAVGEQPDTVEEVCEPFLVRAGLLARTPRGRVATEGAWRHLGRTPPNGAFGMDSPPAPDLFSLDTDQP; encoded by the coding sequence ATGAGCGAGATCGACGGGCTCGTCTCGGCGTACGTGAGCGACGCGGAACGGGACGCGGAGGCCACGGTACGGCCAAAGCGGCTGGCCGAGTTCATCGCCCAGGACCGGGTGCGCGATCAGCTCGACCTGTTGTTGCAGGGAGCGATGCGGCGGGGGTCACCACCGGACCACATCCTGCTCTCCGGCCCACCGGGGCTGGGCAAGACGAGTCTGGCCAACATCGTCGCTGCGGAGCTGGGCGCGGGCATCCGGGTGACCAGCGGCCCGGCGATCGAGCGTTCCGGTGATCTGGCGGCCATCCTGACCAGCCTCGCCGAGGGCGATGTGCTCTTCATCGACGAGATCCACCGCATCGCGCGGCCGGCGGAGGAGCTGCTCTACAGCGCGATGGAGGACTTCCGGGTCGACGTGGTGGTCGGCAAGGGTCCGGGGGCGACGGCGATCCCGCTGGACGTCGAGCCGTTCACCCTGGTGGGGGCGACGACGCGTTCGGGCCTGTTGACCGGGCCGATGCGGGACCGGTTCGGTTTCGTCGCGCATCTCGACTTCTACGCCCCGGCGGATCTGGAGACGCTGCTGCACCGCTCGGCGCGGATTCTCGGTGTGCCGATCACCCCCGAGGGCGCGACCGAGATCGCCGGTCGGTCCCGGGGCACGCCCCGGATCGCCAACCGGCTGCTGCGCCGGGTCCGCGACTACGCGGAGGTGCGGGCCCACGGGGTGGTGGATCTCGACACCGCCCGGGCGGCCCTGATCGTGTACGACGTGGATGCGCTCGGCCTGGACCGGCTGGACCGGGCGGTGCTGACCGCGCTGGTCGACTCGTTCCGGGGTGGCCCGGTGGGTCTGTCCACCCTCGCTGTGGCGGTGGGGGAGCAGCCGGACACGGTCGAGGAGGTCTGCGAGCCGTTCCTGGTCCGTGCCGGCCTGTTGGCCCGTACGCCTCGGGGCCGGGTGGCGACTGAGGGAGCTTGGCGGCATCTCGGACGTACCCCGCCGAATGGTGCATTTGGTATGGATAGTCCGCCCGCGCCCGATCTGTTCTCCTTGGACACCGATCAGCCGTGA
- the yajC gene encoding preprotein translocase subunit YajC, with the protein MGRSVTVHLAAAGGGAGGFTPILMIALLFGVMYFMMIRPQQKRRKEAEAMQSNLGPGDEVVTIGGLYGTVTGIEDDTVLIEVAPGVQTRYARPAIARVVTRAELPSEPVTEDADVVKE; encoded by the coding sequence ATGGGAAGGTCAGTAACCGTGCATTTGGCAGCAGCGGGTGGCGGGGCCGGCGGTTTCACGCCGATCCTGATGATCGCCCTGCTCTTCGGTGTCATGTACTTCATGATGATCCGGCCCCAGCAGAAGCGCCGCAAAGAGGCAGAGGCGATGCAGTCCAACCTCGGCCCCGGCGACGAGGTCGTGACCATCGGTGGGCTCTACGGCACGGTCACCGGCATCGAGGACGACACCGTCCTGATCGAGGTCGCTCCGGGCGTGCAGACCCGCTACGCCCGACCGGCCATCGCCCGGGTGGTCACCCGCGCGGAGCTGCCGAGCGAGCCGGTCACCGAGGACGCGGACGTCGTCAAGGAGTGA
- the secD gene encoding protein translocase subunit SecD, producing the protein MAPPQGQMRPGRQLAVLGFIFVVLYLLVFFSGASGSLKDRLEPRLGLDLIGGTRVTLEATNSVDGKPPTAENLEEARQIIESRVNAFGVAEAEVVTEGNRNIVISLPGENRNLDDVGEAAELRFRKVLKAADGSGTAAVPPPAATPAPSGSAVPTPSGSAVPTPSGSGAPKATSSPSGGQGGMAPASPSATPTPSASASPSAAAPTASASTEPVPASIEQQRKAVEQKVGAASWQAANGLQAPADLASDPSLADKLKPFGTLTPQEVAVLPAQMQFNVPTIGCAQLDARPPASISDAKQQVVSCEDGASKYLLDQAKVLGTDVSDADAVLDQTNAWVVSLDFTGNGQGKWTALTREAFNNEGQACDATALGQDGKCRVAVVLDNEIVSSPEIQAVLTGNSQITGNFNQKDASTLAGQLRYGALPVTFEQQEAQNVTATLGASHLRAGLLAAGIGMLLVIIYAFFYYRLLGSVIFLSLILSALLVFGALVVLGRQIGFTLTLAGIAGMIVSLGVAADSFVIYFERLKDEIREGRSPRSAVPRAWIRARRTIISANAITLLSAVVLYVVSVGTVKGFAFALGLATVLDLVVVFLFRHPIMTMFARTRAFLSPRVSGLGRALPARNQPTQPRNPRAKEA; encoded by the coding sequence GTGGCACCACCTCAGGGACAGATGCGCCCCGGGCGGCAGCTCGCCGTGCTCGGGTTCATCTTCGTCGTCCTCTACCTTTTGGTGTTCTTCTCGGGTGCCAGCGGCAGCCTGAAGGACCGGCTCGAGCCCCGGCTCGGTCTGGACCTCATCGGCGGGACCCGGGTGACGCTGGAGGCGACGAACAGCGTCGACGGCAAGCCTCCGACGGCGGAGAACCTCGAGGAGGCCCGCCAGATCATCGAGAGCCGCGTCAACGCGTTCGGCGTGGCCGAGGCCGAGGTGGTCACCGAGGGCAACCGCAACATCGTCATCTCCCTGCCCGGTGAGAACCGCAACCTCGACGACGTCGGCGAAGCGGCCGAGCTGCGCTTCCGCAAGGTCCTCAAGGCCGCCGACGGCAGCGGGACGGCCGCCGTGCCGCCGCCGGCCGCCACGCCGGCCCCGTCCGGCAGCGCCGTGCCGACCCCGTCCGGCAGCGCGGTCCCGACCCCGTCGGGCAGTGGCGCGCCGAAGGCGACCTCCTCGCCCAGCGGTGGTCAGGGCGGGATGGCCCCGGCGTCGCCGAGCGCCACGCCGACCCCGTCCGCGTCCGCCTCGCCGAGTGCCGCCGCCCCCACGGCGAGCGCCAGCACCGAGCCGGTGCCGGCCAGCATCGAGCAGCAGCGCAAGGCCGTCGAGCAGAAGGTGGGCGCCGCGTCCTGGCAGGCCGCCAACGGTCTGCAGGCCCCCGCCGACCTGGCGTCCGACCCCTCGCTGGCCGACAAGCTCAAGCCGTTCGGCACGCTGACGCCGCAAGAGGTCGCCGTGCTGCCGGCGCAGATGCAGTTCAACGTGCCGACCATCGGTTGCGCGCAGCTCGACGCCCGCCCGCCGGCGTCGATCTCGGACGCGAAGCAGCAGGTCGTCTCCTGCGAGGACGGCGCCTCGAAGTACTTGCTCGACCAGGCCAAGGTGCTGGGCACCGACGTGTCCGACGCCGACGCGGTGCTCGACCAGACCAACGCCTGGGTGGTCAGCCTCGACTTCACCGGCAACGGCCAGGGCAAGTGGACGGCGCTGACCCGTGAGGCGTTCAACAACGAGGGTCAGGCCTGCGACGCGACCGCGCTGGGTCAGGACGGCAAGTGCCGGGTGGCCGTCGTGCTGGACAACGAGATCGTCTCCTCCCCGGAGATCCAGGCCGTGCTGACCGGCAACTCGCAGATCACCGGCAACTTCAACCAGAAGGACGCCAGCACGCTGGCCGGTCAGCTGCGCTACGGCGCGCTGCCGGTGACCTTCGAGCAGCAGGAGGCGCAGAACGTCACCGCCACGCTGGGTGCCAGCCACCTGCGCGCCGGTCTGCTCGCGGCCGGCATCGGCATGCTGCTGGTCATCATCTACGCGTTCTTCTACTACCGGCTGCTCGGCTCGGTGATCTTCCTGAGCCTGATCCTCTCCGCGCTGCTCGTCTTCGGCGCGCTGGTGGTGCTCGGCCGGCAGATCGGCTTCACGCTCACCCTCGCCGGCATCGCCGGCATGATCGTGTCGTTGGGTGTCGCGGCGGACTCGTTCGTCATCTACTTCGAACGGTTGAAGGACGAGATCCGGGAGGGGCGCAGCCCGCGTAGCGCGGTGCCCCGTGCCTGGATCCGCGCCCGCCGGACGATCATCTCGGCCAACGCGATCACCCTGCTCTCCGCGGTGGTGCTCTACGTGGTCTCGGTCGGCACGGTCAAGGGCTTCGCGTTCGCCCTCGGTCTGGCCACGGTCCTGGACCTGGTCGTGGTCTTCCTCTTCCGCCACCCGATCATGACCATGTTCGCCCGGACCCGGGCGTTCCTGTCCCCGCGGGTCAGCGGTCTGGGTCGGGCGCTTCCGGCCCGCAACCAGCCGACTCAGCCCCGCAACCCGCGCGCCAAGGAGGCCTGA
- the secF gene encoding protein translocase subunit SecF, with product MAENGLASRLYNGEAGLNVVGKRKVWFGVAGVLILIALLSFGLRGFSLGIEFAGGNSFQVPASVGTLEDAEREVNSALATENTGVTVATAQKVGGTGGDTYELRTAQLDADQTTAVKAQIAEDLGIDPAQISSNQVSEAWGSQVTERAVLGLVIFIALVMVYLILRFEWRMAVAAVASLITNLILTAGIYSLVGFEVTPSTIIGFLTILGFALYDVVVVFDKVQENTRGITANNNQTYGEAANLAVNQSLMRSLNTSVVALLPVGGLLFIGAGLLGAGTLKDLGLVLFVGMAVAFLTSILVATPLLALLKNYDPRIQAHNKRVLTRRGALARGEVTPKGAASPAQADATDEPLDPDAAALAGAAPKVGARPAGKRPTGARGGRPGGGGNRPGGAKRR from the coding sequence ATGGCTGAAAACGGTCTGGCGAGCCGCCTCTACAACGGCGAAGCCGGTCTCAACGTCGTCGGCAAGCGCAAGGTCTGGTTCGGCGTCGCCGGGGTCCTGATCCTGATCGCGCTCCTCAGCTTCGGGCTGCGTGGCTTCAGCCTCGGCATCGAGTTCGCCGGCGGCAACTCGTTCCAGGTGCCGGCCAGCGTCGGCACCCTGGAGGACGCCGAGCGGGAGGTCAACTCGGCCCTCGCCACGGAGAACACCGGCGTCACGGTGGCCACCGCACAGAAGGTCGGCGGCACCGGCGGCGACACCTATGAGCTGCGTACGGCGCAGCTCGACGCCGACCAGACCACTGCGGTCAAGGCCCAGATCGCCGAGGACCTCGGCATCGACCCGGCTCAGATCAGCAGCAACCAGGTCAGCGAGGCGTGGGGCAGCCAGGTGACCGAGCGGGCCGTGCTCGGTCTGGTCATCTTCATCGCGCTGGTCATGGTCTACCTGATCCTGCGCTTCGAGTGGCGGATGGCGGTCGCCGCGGTCGCCTCGCTGATCACGAACCTGATCCTCACCGCCGGCATCTACTCGCTGGTCGGCTTCGAGGTCACCCCGTCGACGATCATCGGCTTCCTCACGATCCTGGGCTTCGCGCTCTACGACGTGGTGGTGGTCTTCGACAAGGTGCAGGAGAACACGCGGGGCATCACCGCCAACAACAACCAGACGTACGGCGAGGCGGCCAACCTGGCCGTCAACCAGAGCCTGATGCGGTCGCTGAACACCTCGGTGGTCGCCCTGCTGCCGGTCGGCGGTCTGCTCTTCATCGGTGCCGGCCTGCTCGGCGCCGGCACGCTGAAGGACCTCGGCCTGGTGCTGTTCGTCGGTATGGCGGTGGCGTTCCTGACCTCCATCCTGGTGGCCACCCCGCTGCTGGCGCTGCTGAAGAACTACGACCCGCGGATCCAGGCGCACAACAAGCGCGTCCTGACCCGTCGGGGCGCCCTGGCCCGTGGCGAGGTCACCCCGAAGGGGGCCGCGAGCCCGGCCCAGGCCGACGCGACCGACGAGCCGCTCGACCCGGACGCCGCCGCGCTGGCGGGCGCCGCCCCCAAGGTGGGCGCCCGGCCGGCGGGCAAGCGGCCGACCGGTGCCCGGGGCGGTCGCCCGGGTGGCGGCGGCAACCGGCCGGGTGGCGCCAAGCGGCGCTGA